In a genomic window of Candidatus Competibacteraceae bacterium:
- a CDS encoding sigma 54-interacting transcriptional regulator, whose translation MRLNIRFVDRIGIFQEMLLVFAKRRLNVAAVEVDVPHIYVDVPALTAQRLTELREALALIDGVEAIFDVDMLPGTRRRLYLDALLAAMADPVLAVDTGGTIIVANAAAAVVAETSEPALRGMTLGELFGDDALQAELTQNRFHAPLREVLLRGKPFLLDTRPLAEAAGDQSAGGVITLHAPSRIGERLHALQRVEETGFATILGESAPIRALKARAARVALVDAPLLLLGETGTGKELVAQACHAASTRSQAPFFALNCAALPENLAESELFGYAPGAFTGGQRGGKPGLLELANHGTVFLDEVGEMSPYLQAKLLRFLNDGSFRRVGGEREQKVDVRTVSATHRNLEHMVAQHTFREDLFYRLNVLTLAIPPLRERAEDILLLARLFIARAAAQARRPPCRLTAAAETALLTNPWPGNVRQLQNTIFRAVTMSDKSILDAFDLDLARSSISGPDTLAQEPMADAAAPSWDEIVEKSEKEILQRLYPLYPSSRKLAAHLKTSHTRIADKLRKYGIRDPR comes from the coding sequence ATGCGGCTCAACATCCGCTTTGTCGACCGAATCGGCATCTTCCAGGAAATGCTGCTGGTCTTTGCCAAGCGACGCCTGAACGTCGCCGCGGTCGAGGTCGATGTGCCTCACATCTACGTCGATGTCCCGGCTCTGACCGCACAGCGGCTTACCGAACTGCGCGAGGCGCTCGCTCTGATCGACGGCGTGGAAGCCATTTTCGATGTCGACATGCTTCCCGGAACGCGACGGCGACTTTATCTCGATGCCCTGCTGGCGGCCATGGCCGATCCGGTGCTGGCGGTGGATACGGGCGGCACCATCATCGTCGCCAACGCCGCCGCGGCCGTCGTCGCCGAGACCAGCGAACCCGCATTGCGGGGAATGACTCTGGGCGAATTGTTCGGGGACGACGCCTTGCAGGCGGAGCTGACTCAGAATCGCTTTCACGCGCCACTGCGAGAAGTCCTGCTGCGGGGCAAGCCTTTTTTGCTGGATACCCGACCGCTGGCGGAAGCCGCCGGCGACCAGTCGGCCGGCGGCGTGATCACCTTGCACGCGCCAAGCCGCATCGGCGAACGGCTGCACGCGTTGCAGCGCGTCGAAGAAACCGGTTTCGCGACGATTCTTGGAGAATCCGCGCCGATTCGGGCGCTGAAGGCGCGGGCGGCGCGCGTCGCGCTGGTCGATGCCCCGCTGCTGTTGCTCGGCGAGACCGGCACCGGCAAGGAATTGGTCGCGCAGGCCTGTCACGCGGCCAGCACGCGCTCGCAAGCGCCGTTTTTCGCGCTGAACTGCGCGGCCCTGCCGGAAAATCTCGCGGAAAGCGAGCTGTTCGGTTACGCGCCGGGCGCGTTCACCGGGGGCCAGCGCGGCGGCAAGCCGGGCCTTTTGGAACTCGCCAATCACGGTACCGTCTTTCTCGATGAAGTCGGTGAAATGTCGCCCTACCTCCAGGCCAAGCTGCTGCGCTTCCTGAACGATGGCAGCTTCCGCCGCGTCGGCGGCGAGCGCGAGCAGAAGGTCGATGTGCGCACCGTCAGCGCCACCCATCGCAACCTCGAACACATGGTCGCCCAGCACACCTTCCGCGAAGACCTCTTTTACCGGCTCAACGTCCTGACCTTAGCCATACCGCCGCTGCGCGAGCGCGCCGAGGACATCTTGTTGCTGGCGCGGCTGTTCATCGCGCGAGCCGCCGCCCAGGCCCGGCGGCCGCCTTGCCGGCTGACCGCCGCCGCCGAAACCGCCTTGCTGACCAATCCGTGGCCGGGCAATGTCCGGCAGTTACAAAACACCATCTTTCGCGCCGTCACCATGAGCGACAAGTCGATTCTCGATGCGTTCGATCTCGATCTCGCCCGTTCCAGCATCAGCGGTCCGGATACCCTCGCGCAGGAGCCCATGGCGGACGCCGCCGCCCCAAGCTGGGACGAGATCGTGGAAAAATCCGAGAAAGAGATCCTGCAACGCCTGTATCCGCTCTACCCGTCCAGCCGCAAGCTGGCTGCCCACCTCAAGACCTCGCATACCCGAATCGCCGACAAGCTGCGCAAATACGGGATTCGCGACCCGCGCTAG
- a CDS encoding amidohydrolase encodes MTALLNALTAEQEQIKTWRHALHRQPETAFEERHTAGYIAKLLRAWGYEVAEGVGKTGVVARLKAGDGKNSIGLRADIDALPVPEMSESEYKSTVEGKSHACGHDGHSAMLLGAAQYLAKTRNFNGTVNLIFQPAEEIMGGAPAMINDGLFERFPMEAVFGMHNMPGLELGKIYFTPGPVMAAVDNWEITLTGVGSHGSMPEKSVDPVVAGAALVMSLQTIVSRNVAPKDSAVVSVGAFLAGDAGNVIPQTAILRLSTRTSAPETRKMVLAKIKAITAATAEAYGVSHEIKEGPPGAVLVNDPEQTAVCTEIAQKLLGEDRVITQGPTFMGSEDFAFYAQRKPSAYCFIGNGDTPMVHHPMYRFDDRNLPIGAAYWVAVAEHYLQ; translated from the coding sequence ATGACCGCCCTTTTGAATGCTCTGACCGCCGAACAGGAACAGATCAAAACCTGGCGGCACGCCCTGCACCGCCAGCCCGAAACCGCGTTCGAGGAACGCCATACCGCCGGTTACATTGCAAAATTACTACGCGCCTGGGGCTATGAGGTCGCTGAGGGCGTCGGCAAGACCGGCGTGGTGGCCCGTCTTAAAGCGGGCGATGGCAAGAACTCCATCGGCTTGCGCGCCGACATCGACGCGCTGCCGGTACCGGAAATGTCGGAAAGTGAGTACAAGAGCACCGTCGAGGGCAAATCGCACGCCTGCGGTCACGACGGCCACAGCGCCATGCTCTTGGGAGCGGCCCAATATCTGGCCAAGACCCGCAATTTCAACGGCACCGTGAACCTGATCTTCCAACCCGCCGAGGAGATCATGGGCGGCGCGCCCGCCATGATTAATGATGGCCTGTTCGAGCGGTTCCCGATGGAGGCCGTGTTCGGGATGCATAACATGCCCGGCCTCGAACTGGGTAAGATTTATTTCACCCCCGGCCCGGTGATGGCGGCGGTGGATAACTGGGAAATCACTCTCACCGGCGTGGGCAGTCACGGCTCCATGCCGGAAAAGAGCGTCGATCCGGTGGTGGCGGGCGCGGCGCTGGTGATGTCGCTGCAAACCATCGTCTCGCGCAACGTCGCGCCCAAGGATTCGGCGGTGGTCAGCGTCGGCGCGTTTCTGGCGGGCGACGCCGGCAACGTGATCCCGCAAACCGCCATTCTGCGTTTGAGCACCCGCACCAGCGCGCCGGAAACCCGCAAGATGGTGCTGGCCAAGATCAAAGCCATCACCGCCGCCACCGCTGAAGCCTACGGCGTTAGCCATGAAATCAAGGAAGGCCCGCCGGGCGCGGTGCTGGTCAACGATCCCGAGCAGACGGCGGTATGCACCGAAATCGCCCAAAAGCTGCTGGGCGAGGATCGAGTGATCACCCAAGGCCCCACCTTTATGGGCAGCGAGGATTTTGCCTTTTACGCGCAGCGGAAACCGAGCGCTTACTGTTTCATCGGCAACGGCGACACGCCGATGGTACATCATCCCATGTACCGCTTCGACGACCGCAATTTGCCGATTGGCGCGGCCTACTGGGTGGCCGTGGCCGAGCACTATCTGCAATAG
- a CDS encoding methylenetetrahydrofolate reductase C-terminal domain-containing protein, translated as MYAVRRWSVRHAKGLERLYRGFERTMIALDPLWRRIGYARLEKPVAAVERAVKGLLFDCQMCGCCVLSSTGLSCPMNCPKNLRNGPCGGVRSDGRCEVKQEMVCVWVEAFNGSARMRDGLARLRTVQAPVDWRLRGRSAWLAQARERAKAAE; from the coding sequence ATGTACGCCGTCCGCCGCTGGTCAGTGCGTCACGCCAAAGGGCTGGAGCGGCTCTATCGCGGGTTCGAGCGGACCATGATCGCGCTCGATCCGCTGTGGCGGCGCATCGGCTACGCCCGCCTGGAAAAACCGGTGGCGGCGGTCGAGCGGGCGGTCAAGGGCTTGCTGTTCGATTGCCAGATGTGCGGATGCTGCGTGCTGAGCTCGACCGGCCTGTCCTGTCCGATGAATTGCCCGAAGAATTTGCGCAACGGGCCGTGCGGCGGCGTGCGATCCGACGGGCGCTGCGAGGTCAAGCAGGAGATGGTATGCGTGTGGGTCGAGGCCTTCAACGGCAGCGCCCGGATGCGCGATGGCCTCGCTCGCTTGCGGACGGTGCAAGCGCCGGTGGATTGGCGCTTGCGGGGACGCTCGGCCTGGCTCGCCCAGGCGCGGGAACGGGCGAAGGCCGCCGAATGA
- a CDS encoding methylenetetrahydrofolate reductase: MTLNFDDIPDDPSLPMPILPGHVSAGRLERVLRAGAFAVTSEMDPPDSADPEEVFARARIFDGYVDAINATDGAGGHCHMSSVAVSALLIRAGYAPIMQIACRDKNRIAIQGDILGGAAMGVCNMLCLTGDGVQAGDHPQAKPVFDLDCMSLLEIARLLRDEHRFQSGRKIASPPRVFFGAVENPLTPPREWRPRRLAKKVAAGAEFIQTQYCFEIPPLREFMKKTEDLGLLDKVFILIGVGPLRSAKSAEWLRSHVPGVYIPDAVIRRLAGAANQQAEGRKLCAELMQEIREIKGVSGVHVMAYYQQEAVADVIERSGVLQGRVPWHPGIRNNNQLCS, translated from the coding sequence ATGACGCTGAACTTCGATGACATCCCGGACGATCCCAGCTTGCCGATGCCGATTCTGCCGGGCCACGTCTCGGCGGGCCGGTTGGAGCGGGTGTTGCGGGCGGGCGCGTTCGCGGTCACCAGCGAGATGGACCCTCCCGATTCGGCCGACCCGGAAGAAGTGTTTGCCCGCGCTCGCATCTTCGACGGTTACGTGGACGCCATCAACGCCACCGACGGTGCCGGCGGCCACTGCCACATGTCGAGCGTGGCGGTGTCGGCCTTGCTAATTCGGGCCGGTTACGCGCCGATCATGCAGATCGCCTGCCGCGACAAGAACCGGATCGCGATTCAGGGCGACATTCTCGGCGGCGCGGCGATGGGGGTGTGCAACATGCTGTGCCTGACCGGCGACGGCGTGCAGGCGGGCGACCATCCCCAGGCCAAGCCGGTGTTCGATTTGGATTGCATGTCGCTGTTGGAAATCGCCCGGCTGTTGCGCGACGAGCATCGCTTTCAAAGCGGCCGCAAGATCGCTTCGCCGCCACGGGTGTTTTTCGGCGCGGTCGAAAATCCGCTAACGCCGCCGCGCGAGTGGCGGCCGCGGCGGCTGGCCAAGAAAGTCGCGGCGGGGGCGGAGTTCATCCAGACCCAATATTGCTTTGAAATTCCCCCACTCAGGGAATTCATGAAAAAAACGGAAGATCTCGGGCTGCTCGATAAGGTGTTCATCCTGATCGGCGTCGGCCCGCTGCGCTCGGCCAAATCCGCCGAATGGCTGCGCTCGCACGTGCCGGGCGTTTATATCCCGGACGCCGTGATCAGACGGCTGGCTGGGGCTGCAAACCAGCAGGCCGAAGGGCGGAAACTGTGCGCGGAATTGATGCAGGAAATTCGTGAAATCAAGGGCGTTAGCGGCGTCCATGTGATGGCCTACT